The following are encoded together in the Candidatus Methylomirabilis oxygeniifera genome:
- a CDS encoding Nicotinate-nucleotide--dimethylbenzimidazole phosphoribosyltransferase (anaerobic pathway of cobalamin biosynthesis, cobT) (Evidence 2a : Function of homologous gene experimentally demonstrated in an other organism; PubMedId : 12196148, 8206834; Product type e : enzyme) has product MSTLTEICSRIKEPDQRIAERTQRLLDLKTKPRRSLGRLEDLACQVAAIRGTSVPDLPQKAIVVMAADHGVAEEGVSAYPQEVTGQMLLNFARGGAAINVLARHAGARVVIVDMGVKAPLCAASGVRAHRIGSGTRNFTRGPAMTREEVITAVEVGIQIAGELARDGVTLLGIGDMGIGNTTAASALTAVFTGVPPEDVADRGTGIDDVALKQKIDAIRRGLLLNRPDPQDGVDALAKVGGFEIAGLAGVILGGAASRMAIVIDGFICGSAALAATRIAPRAAGHLIASHRSAEAGHRLVLQALGTTPLLDLDLRLGEGTGAVLAMNLVEAALHILREMATFTSAGVNDSGV; this is encoded by the coding sequence ATGAGCACATTGACTGAGATCTGTTCCCGCATCAAAGAGCCGGATCAGCGGATTGCGGAGAGAACGCAACGACTGTTGGACCTCAAAACCAAACCGCGGAGGAGTCTCGGTCGACTCGAGGACCTTGCCTGCCAAGTAGCGGCGATTCGCGGCACGAGCGTACCCGATCTTCCTCAGAAGGCTATTGTGGTCATGGCGGCTGACCACGGCGTGGCCGAGGAGGGCGTCAGCGCCTATCCGCAAGAGGTCACCGGCCAGATGCTGCTCAACTTCGCGCGCGGCGGCGCGGCGATCAACGTGTTGGCGCGACATGCCGGCGCCAGGGTCGTGATCGTGGATATGGGCGTGAAGGCGCCGCTGTGCGCGGCGTCGGGAGTTCGGGCGCACCGAATCGGGTCCGGTACGCGCAACTTTACAAGAGGGCCGGCGATGACACGGGAAGAGGTCATCACGGCCGTCGAAGTCGGCATTCAGATTGCCGGGGAATTGGCGCGTGACGGGGTGACCCTTCTGGGCATCGGCGATATGGGTATCGGCAATACGACCGCCGCGAGCGCCCTGACCGCGGTGTTCACAGGAGTGCCTCCGGAAGACGTAGCGGACCGAGGGACCGGTATTGACGATGTGGCCCTCAAACAGAAGATTGACGCCATTCGGCGCGGGCTCTTGCTCAACCGTCCTGATCCACAGGATGGCGTCGATGCCCTGGCTAAGGTAGGGGGATTCGAGATCGCCGGACTCGCCGGCGTCATCTTGGGCGGAGCGGCGTCTCGGATGGCAATAGTGATCGACGGATTCATCTGCGGCAGCGCGGCGCTCGCCGCGACGCGAATCGCGCCGCGTGCGGCAGGGCACCTCATTGCCTCGCACCGCTCTGCGGAGGCAGGGCACCGGCTGGTGCTCCAGGCGCTCGGCACCACACCCCTGCTCGATCTGGACCTACGTTTAGGTGAAGGCACCGGCGCGGTGCTGGCCATGAATCTTGTCGAGGCAGCGCTGCACATCCTTCGCGAGATGGCGACATTCACCTCGGCGGGGGTGAACGATAGTGGCGTTTAG
- the cobU gene encoding adenosylcobinamide kinase/adenosylcobinamide-phosphate guanylyltransferase (Evidence 2a : Function of homologous gene experimentally demonstrated in an other organism; PubMedId : 12195810, 1655696, 7559521, 9601028; Product type e : enzyme), with the protein MSDETRIVLIGGGVRSGKSAFALSLARRLGTRRAFIATAQALDEEMKERIANHVRTRGTDFQTVEEPLALAERLLDLRDIDVVVIDCLTLWLSNLLLRDRSETRVLEQVHTLVGVLERRAFHAVIVTNEVGMGVVPETSLGRAFRDVAGRTHQRLAGVADEIYLAILGLILRIRPEPVSVRTLGSPL; encoded by the coding sequence ATGAGCGATGAAACCAGGATCGTATTGATCGGGGGAGGAGTGCGATCCGGCAAGAGCGCCTTCGCCCTCTCGCTGGCGCGGCGCCTCGGCACCCGGCGCGCATTCATCGCGACCGCGCAGGCCCTGGATGAGGAGATGAAGGAGAGAATTGCGAACCATGTCCGCACACGCGGTACCGACTTTCAGACCGTCGAGGAGCCGCTCGCTCTGGCTGAGAGGTTGCTCGATCTTCGTGATATCGACGTCGTCGTAATCGACTGCCTGACCCTGTGGCTTTCGAACTTGCTGCTCCGGGACAGGTCGGAGACGAGGGTCTTGGAGCAGGTGCACACCCTTGTCGGCGTCCTGGAGCGGCGGGCGTTCCACGCCGTCATCGTAACGAACGAGGTGGGGATGGGCGTGGTGCCGGAGACGTCGCTCGGAAGGGCCTTCCGGGACGTTGCGGGCCGTACCCACCAACGACTGGCCGGCGTCGCAGATGAGATCTACCTGGCGATCCTCGGGTTGATTCTGCGCATCCGACCCGAGCCTGTGTCGGTTCGAACCCTGGGAAGCCCACTATGA
- a CDS encoding putative Xylose isomerase domain protein TIM barrel (Evidence 3 : Function proposed based on presence of conserved amino acid motif, structural feature or limited homology) encodes MTSSKDLIAGCIGEQAVVNVPFRIGTTSFIYPARWLPNVERLAGQVDDIEILLFELDCGVPDDAELRGLAEWKGRADLTYTVHTPLNVSLASDSDSQRQTAIEQVCRAIELARPLKPYADIVHIDLGDCEHDKTPTDIRAWRRRAAGSLEAILDSGIPSADVCIETLDYDFSYIEPVVTDLGLSVAIDLGHLHRDERQERDLLLRNLHRTRVIQWHGVDPSGRDHRSLKYYPHERARWVVDTLLSVSYRGVLTLEVFREADFEESRAVVQSLLAEASADER; translated from the coding sequence ATGACAAGCAGTAAGGACCTCATTGCGGGCTGCATAGGCGAACAGGCCGTGGTGAACGTACCATTTCGCATCGGGACCACTTCGTTTATCTACCCGGCCCGATGGCTTCCAAACGTCGAGCGGCTGGCCGGTCAAGTCGATGATATTGAGATCCTCCTGTTTGAGCTTGATTGCGGCGTTCCGGATGATGCGGAACTGCGCGGGCTCGCTGAGTGGAAGGGGCGAGCCGATCTAACCTATACGGTGCACACGCCTCTCAACGTCAGTCTGGCGAGTGACAGCGATTCGCAGCGTCAGACGGCCATTGAGCAGGTCTGCCGCGCGATCGAGCTGGCGAGGCCGCTTAAGCCGTACGCCGATATCGTGCATATCGACTTGGGCGACTGCGAACATGATAAGACGCCAACGGATATTCGAGCCTGGCGTCGCCGTGCGGCGGGGTCGCTCGAGGCCATTTTGGACAGCGGGATTCCTTCGGCGGACGTATGCATCGAAACGCTCGACTACGATTTCTCGTATATCGAGCCGGTCGTCACGGATCTTGGCCTCTCTGTGGCGATTGATCTCGGGCACCTTCACCGCGACGAGCGTCAGGAGCGAGATCTGCTTCTTCGAAACCTGCACCGTACGCGGGTGATCCAGTGGCATGGCGTGGACCCATCGGGGCGAGATCACCGCTCGCTTAAGTACTACCCGCACGAGCGTGCACGCTGGGTCGTCGATACCCTGCTGAGCGTGTCGTACCGCGGTGTGCTGACGCTCGAAGTCTTTCGTGAGGCTGATTTTGAGGAGTCGCGTGCAGTAGTTCAATCGCTGCTCGCGGAGGCGTCGGCAGATGAGCGATGA
- a CDS encoding Putative Cob(II)yrinic acid a,c-diamide reductase, bluB (modular protein) (Evidence 3 : Function proposed based on presence of conserved amino acid motif, structural feature or limited homology), with the protein MTDHAFPEASRRALYEAITRRRDMRAFLPDSIPAETLARILLAAHQAGSVGFSQPWNFLVVEDREVRRQVRAHVEVERLRAAEMFEKERREAYLSFKLEGILDAPINLCVTCDHERFGPAVIGRNTIPETAVYSTCCAVQNLWLAARAEGLGVGWVSILDPGALRSILGIPDRIIPIAYLCVGFVESFPAQPALETRGWLPRLPLQEVVFHDRWAARPRPDLLRALETSRINGERASEDVCPQTPSRAYPTDDKQ; encoded by the coding sequence ATGACAGATCATGCCTTTCCTGAAGCGTCGCGTAGAGCCCTCTATGAGGCGATTACGCGCCGCCGCGACATGCGGGCCTTTCTCCCCGATTCCATTCCGGCGGAGACCCTTGCTCGCATCCTCTTGGCGGCTCATCAGGCCGGCTCAGTCGGATTCTCGCAGCCGTGGAACTTTCTTGTTGTTGAGGACCGTGAAGTCCGCAGGCAGGTCCGCGCACATGTTGAGGTGGAGCGGTTGCGTGCCGCAGAAATGTTTGAGAAGGAGCGCCGCGAGGCGTATCTCTCCTTCAAGCTGGAAGGGATCCTCGATGCACCCATCAACCTATGCGTGACGTGCGACCATGAGCGCTTTGGACCGGCAGTGATTGGACGGAACACGATTCCGGAAACCGCGGTTTATAGTACCTGCTGCGCCGTCCAGAACCTCTGGCTTGCTGCACGCGCAGAAGGTCTCGGCGTCGGGTGGGTGAGCATCCTCGATCCTGGTGCTCTTCGCAGCATTCTGGGAATCCCTGACCGGATCATTCCCATTGCCTACCTGTGCGTCGGTTTCGTCGAGAGCTTTCCGGCGCAGCCCGCACTCGAGACCAGGGGCTGGTTGCCGCGGCTTCCTCTGCAAGAGGTGGTCTTCCATGACCGTTGGGCTGCGCGGCCACGACCAGACCTGCTCCGCGCGCTTGAAACGAGCCGGATTAACGGTGAGCGCGCGAGCGAGGATGTATGTCCGCAGACTCCGTCGAGGGCCTATCCCACTGATGACAAGCAGTAA
- a CDS encoding protein of unknown function (Evidence 5 : No homology to any previously reported sequences) has translation MGVTPQFSSENWGFLLRNHAPNFIGLDR, from the coding sequence TTGGGAGTGACACCCCAATTCTCCTCGGAGAATTGGGGTTTTTTGTTAAGGAATCATGCACCCAACTTCATAGGTCTCGATAGGTAA
- a CDS encoding protein of unknown function (Evidence 5 : No homology to any previously reported sequences) gives MGRSPDSRLSLLSAPSRPSSVERLALSVGFWNYTLNTYNLTLVFWTVAFSRFQCRLQLRGSNGLTFYALRRLHRFPCFRS, from the coding sequence TTGGGCAGGTCTCCTGACTCGCGGCTTAGCTTACTCTCTGCGCCTTCCCGTCCAAGTAGTGTTGAGCGTTTAGCGTTGAGTGTCGGGTTCTGGAACTACACACTCAACACTTACAACTTAACACTTGTCTTTTGGACAGTGGCGTTCAGCAGATTTCAATGCCGCTTACAGTTGCGGGGCAGCAACGGCCTGACCTTCTACGCTTTGCGAAGGCTTCACCGTTTTCCCTGTTTCCGCTCTTAG
- a CDS encoding putative histone H1 protein precursor (Evidence 3 : Function proposed based on presence of conserved amino acid motif, structural feature or limited homology), with protein MMKKLGIVVMAGLFSVSVAGLSFADEMKKHEAAPAAPAAEKAAPAAEKPAKKAAKKAAKKEEAPAPAAAPAPAPAPAPAKK; from the coding sequence ATGATGAAGAAACTCGGTATCGTAGTGATGGCCGGCCTGTTCAGCGTCTCCGTGGCTGGTCTGAGCTTTGCTGATGAAATGAAGAAGCACGAGGCTGCGCCTGCGGCCCCTGCTGCGGAGAAGGCGGCCCCTGCTGCGGAGAAGCCGGCCAAGAAGGCGGCTAAGAAGGCGGCTAAGAAAGAAGAGGCCCCGGCTCCGGCGGCTGCTCCAGCTCCGGCTCCAGCTCCGGCTCCAGCGAAAAAGTAG
- a CDS encoding conserved exported protein of unknown function (Evidence 4 : Homologs of previously reported genes of unknown function), whose protein sequence is MMKKLGIVVMAGLFSVSVAGLSFADEKKSAAPAAPAAAAPANPCAGAKKEEPKKKAAAKKADKKAEEAPAAAPAPAKK, encoded by the coding sequence ATGATGAAGAAACTCGGTATCGTAGTGATGGCCGGCCTGTTCAGCGTCTCCGTGGCTGGTCTGAGCTTTGCTGACGAGAAGAAGTCCGCGGCTCCCGCCGCGCCCGCGGCGGCCGCTCCGGCCAACCCATGTGCTGGCGCGAAGAAGGAGGAGCCCAAGAAGAAGGCAGCGGCTAAGAAGGCCGACAAGAAGGCGGAGGAGGCCCCGGCGGCTGCTCCAGCCCCAGCGAAGAAGTAA
- a CDS encoding Multimodular transpeptidase-transglycosylase, whose translation MSGQALPLWRAAIRPRIFLVLFAGVAVAWAVWHVLAGRVFSPTLLIYAAGAHTPMAVFNGSAYELREERPLSAYPPLLIDAVLLMEDRRFYEHHGVDLRAVMRAAWANAQHESIVQGGSTLTQQLARSRYLTRERTFSRKIKEAALALGMEIILSKPEILERYLNDVYLGQRGTYEVRGMTAASRHYLGKEPGALRPDEVALLVGLIRSPNTTSPLVSLRRACQRRDLVLRRMWEERRLSDADYRRALKERVRVVRDSTVGATHFLDFVRKELEAKLAGASNGGALKVFTTLDVATQQAAYRAVVQGLSKLDGRRKRTPGITVEGALVAVDVKAGAIKAMVGGRDYQRSQFNRAVQAKRQPGSLFKPFIYLAAFEAGRVDGREALTPAAIVEDRPLAPDAGNGRWRPRNFNGIYYGKVRLREALERSLNAATITIGEQVGLSRVIEQARASGIESPLRPSPATLLGASEVSVLEITAAYGTLARGGEWLRPHTIRRVEDGQGHLLFEERREVRRAASPQAAFLVTSMLRGAIERGTAASAYGLGLTREAAGKTGTSNDLRDAWFVGYTPDLIAGVWVGIDSGAPLQLTGAQAALPIWTQFIEHTSVGHPSRSFEPPPGIVTAKIDPASGVRLTSDCSGGVDEVFIQGTEPRATCPRGAFVPWRWVRHLFSR comes from the coding sequence ATGAGTGGACAGGCATTACCTCTCTGGCGGGCGGCAATTCGTCCGAGGATCTTCCTGGTTCTGTTCGCAGGAGTCGCGGTCGCCTGGGCGGTCTGGCATGTTCTGGCCGGCCGGGTATTCAGCCCTACGCTGTTGATCTATGCCGCCGGCGCTCACACGCCGATGGCGGTGTTCAATGGATCGGCTTACGAATTGCGCGAAGAGCGTCCCTTGAGCGCCTACCCCCCTCTTTTGATCGATGCGGTCCTGCTCATGGAAGATCGCCGCTTCTATGAACATCATGGAGTAGATTTGCGCGCGGTCATGAGGGCCGCATGGGCAAACGCACAGCATGAGTCCATCGTCCAGGGTGGGAGCACCTTGACCCAACAACTTGCCCGGTCGCGGTATCTCACCCGTGAACGCACGTTCTCACGAAAGATCAAAGAAGCTGCCCTCGCCCTTGGCATGGAAATCATCCTGTCGAAGCCGGAGATTTTGGAGCGGTATCTCAACGATGTTTATCTCGGTCAACGCGGGACCTACGAGGTGCGCGGGATGACGGCCGCCTCGCGCCATTACCTGGGCAAAGAGCCCGGCGCGCTCCGCCCGGATGAGGTGGCTTTGTTGGTCGGTCTGATCCGGTCGCCTAACACGACCTCACCCCTCGTGTCGCTGCGACGTGCTTGCCAGCGCCGGGATCTAGTCCTTCGCCGCATGTGGGAGGAGCGGAGATTGAGCGATGCAGACTATCGCCGCGCCCTGAAGGAACGGGTTCGGGTCGTGCGGGATTCGACTGTGGGAGCGACGCATTTTCTAGATTTCGTTCGGAAAGAGCTTGAGGCTAAACTTGCAGGCGCCTCGAATGGCGGGGCACTGAAGGTCTTTACTACCCTTGATGTGGCAACGCAACAGGCGGCTTATCGGGCCGTTGTACAAGGGCTATCGAAGCTTGACGGACGGCGAAAGAGGACGCCAGGGATTACTGTAGAGGGCGCACTGGTGGCGGTGGATGTGAAAGCGGGAGCCATCAAGGCGATGGTGGGCGGGAGGGACTATCAACGCAGCCAGTTTAACCGCGCCGTCCAGGCCAAACGACAGCCCGGCTCGCTCTTCAAGCCATTCATCTATCTGGCGGCTTTTGAAGCCGGACGCGTCGATGGGCGCGAAGCGCTTACGCCTGCAGCCATTGTGGAAGATCGTCCGCTTGCGCCGGATGCGGGGAACGGACGATGGAGGCCGAGGAACTTCAACGGCATCTACTACGGCAAGGTTCGGCTGCGCGAGGCGCTTGAGCGGTCCCTCAATGCTGCCACTATCACAATTGGCGAGCAAGTCGGGTTGAGTCGCGTGATTGAGCAGGCCAGAGCGTCAGGCATCGAAAGCCCGCTTCGACCAAGCCCGGCGACGCTATTGGGTGCGTCTGAGGTCAGCGTGTTGGAGATTACCGCAGCGTATGGCACGCTCGCCAGGGGTGGAGAGTGGCTGAGACCCCATACGATCAGGAGAGTGGAGGATGGTCAGGGGCATCTCCTGTTCGAAGAGAGGCGCGAGGTGCGGCGAGCGGCTTCTCCGCAGGCCGCCTTCCTGGTAACGTCGATGCTGCGAGGCGCCATTGAACGGGGCACTGCTGCCTCGGCTTATGGCCTCGGGCTGACTAGGGAAGCTGCGGGTAAGACCGGAACCAGCAACGACCTGCGGGATGCCTGGTTTGTCGGCTACACGCCGGACCTGATTGCCGGCGTGTGGGTCGGTATCGATTCCGGGGCCCCGCTTCAGTTGACAGGAGCTCAGGCCGCGCTGCCGATCTGGACGCAGTTTATTGAGCACACGTCTGTCGGCCATCCGTCTCGAAGCTTTGAGCCTCCGCCAGGGATCGTCACAGCCAAGATCGATCCTGCGTCCGGCGTCCGCCTGACCTCCGACTGTTCAGGCGGCGTAGACGAGGTTTTTATCCAGGGGACGGAACCAAGAGCAACCTGCCCCCGAGGTGCATTTGTTCCTTGGCGCTGGGTTCGTCACCTCTTTTCCCGCTGA
- a CDS encoding protein of unknown function (Evidence 5 : No homology to any previously reported sequences): protein MCAVCVRVDVAGPGMNGAECPEIRRASVGKAHENRSAKAESLALTEDSGMAGYDPHVHIGTILHSDQIRHKRRSRPRLLDVNGAKG from the coding sequence GTGTGTGCGGTGTGTGTGCGGGTAGATGTGGCAGGGCCCGGAATGAATGGTGCGGAATGCCCGGAGATCCGCCGAGCCTCCGTTGGGAAGGCACACGAGAATCGTTCTGCGAAGGCTGAGAGTCTCGCGCTAACAGAAGACTCCGGGATGGCCGGTTACGATCCTCACGTACACATCGGAACGATCCTTCACTCTGATCAAATCAGGCACAAAAGGCGGAGTAGGCCCCGCCTGCTTGATGTCAATGGCGCAAAGGGTTGA
- a CDS encoding putative lipoprotein (Evidence 3 : Function proposed based on presence of conserved amino acid motif, structural feature or limited homology): protein MGHRVRRSLSWMGILAVAVAIASLGASGVMAADPQSTDEGAIRQMEGAVSMEKEQIEEYDPWEPYNETIFDFNHNIVDRYVLKPVGTAWDYLPDPVQESLGNAFDNVAMPRRVVNHMLQAEFKGAGNELTRFGINTTVGVIGLFDVAKKWGFEKNDADTGQTLGKWGVGPGPYFIFPLLPPLTVRDAFGAVADVAMDPINYFVPLAASFGRRSGEVVNTRSQNLELYESVEESTIDLYSAVRNAYLQRRQKAIEK from the coding sequence GTGGGACACAGGGTCAGGAGATCATTGTCGTGGATGGGTATATTGGCGGTTGCCGTGGCAATCGCAAGCTTAGGCGCATCGGGCGTCATGGCGGCGGATCCGCAATCGACCGATGAGGGCGCTATCCGACAGATGGAAGGCGCGGTGTCGATGGAGAAGGAACAGATTGAGGAGTATGACCCTTGGGAGCCGTATAATGAAACGATATTCGACTTCAACCATAACATAGTTGATCGGTATGTCCTTAAACCTGTGGGGACTGCGTGGGATTACCTTCCGGACCCCGTACAGGAAAGCCTCGGCAACGCCTTCGATAACGTCGCCATGCCTCGGCGCGTTGTCAACCACATGTTGCAGGCCGAATTCAAGGGAGCCGGTAACGAGCTCACTCGCTTCGGTATCAATACAACGGTGGGGGTCATCGGCCTTTTCGATGTCGCGAAGAAGTGGGGATTTGAAAAGAACGACGCAGACACCGGCCAAACGCTGGGTAAATGGGGGGTAGGTCCGGGTCCCTATTTCATCTTCCCATTGTTGCCCCCGCTGACGGTCCGTGACGCCTTCGGCGCTGTGGCCGACGTGGCGATGGACCCGATCAATTACTTTGTTCCACTGGCCGCATCGTTCGGGAGAAGGAGCGGAGAAGTCGTCAATACCCGGTCGCAGAATCTGGAATTGTACGAGAGCGTTGAGGAATCGACCATTGACTTGTACAGCGCGGTGCGGAACGCCTATCTGCAGCGGAGACAGAAAGCCATCGAGAAGTAA
- the qor gene encoding Quinone oxidoreductase (NADPH:quinone reductase) (Evidence 2b : Function of strongly homologous gene; PubMedId : 7602590; Product type e : enzyme) produces the protein MRAIRMHEYGGPEVLRCEEVALPEPGAGEARVKIEAVGVNYIDIYQRKGQYPDPLPVIPGREAAGVIDAVGPGVSDLTPGTRVVYAMHVGAYSEYAVVPARRLVPIPDAIDVRLAAAVMLQGLTAHYLTHSTYPLQPGDCALIHAAAGGVGLLLIQMAKRRGARVIGTVSTEEKAHLAREAGADEVILYTQADFDAETRRLTDGRGVHVVYDSVGQDTFDKSLNCLSPRGCMVLYGQSSGPVPPFNPQVLSAKGSVFLTRPNLMHYTLDRAELLKRAGDLFEWITAGTLTVRIDATFPLSEAAVAHRCLEERKTKGKVLLIP, from the coding sequence ATGCGGGCGATTCGGATGCATGAGTATGGCGGTCCTGAAGTGCTTCGCTGTGAAGAGGTAGCGCTCCCCGAACCCGGCGCGGGCGAAGCACGGGTCAAGATTGAGGCGGTGGGGGTCAACTATATCGACATCTACCAGCGGAAGGGCCAGTACCCTGACCCGTTGCCGGTAATCCCAGGCAGGGAGGCGGCCGGCGTCATCGACGCGGTCGGTCCGGGCGTGTCGGACCTTACGCCGGGAACCCGCGTCGTCTACGCGATGCACGTAGGCGCCTACTCGGAGTATGCGGTGGTTCCGGCGCGGCGGCTGGTGCCGATTCCGGATGCCATCGATGTGCGGTTGGCGGCGGCGGTGATGTTGCAAGGGCTGACCGCGCACTATCTGACTCACAGCACCTATCCGCTCCAGCCGGGCGACTGCGCGCTGATCCATGCGGCGGCAGGCGGCGTCGGCCTACTCCTGATCCAGATGGCGAAGCGGCGTGGCGCTAGGGTCATCGGGACCGTTTCAACGGAGGAAAAGGCGCATCTGGCCAGGGAGGCCGGCGCAGACGAGGTCATCCTTTATACACAGGCCGACTTCGATGCGGAGACCAGGCGCCTGACGGACGGCAGGGGCGTGCACGTGGTCTACGACTCGGTCGGGCAGGATACCTTCGATAAGAGCCTGAACTGTCTCAGTCCTCGCGGCTGCATGGTCCTCTACGGCCAGTCGAGCGGACCGGTGCCGCCGTTCAATCCTCAGGTGCTCAGCGCCAAGGGTTCAGTCTTTCTGACCCGTCCTAACCTGATGCACTACACGCTCGATCGGGCGGAACTGTTGAAACGGGCAGGGGATCTGTTCGAGTGGATCACTGCGGGGACGCTTACTGTGCGGATCGATGCGACCTTCCCGCTTTCCGAGGCTGCCGTCGCTCATCGCTGCCTCGAGGAACGCAAGACTAAAGGGAAGGTTTTACTGATCCCGTGA
- a CDS encoding protein of unknown function (Evidence 5 : No homology to any previously reported sequences), with protein sequence MGVPFDVDLLGHRHTLEVFVQDPTGLGSPPSEIDRDLMIHGKLKQLVERWKTIGLDVLPKLRLDQNRRIERQYNADVDARLLRALRHEERHRRPRGVIVPMGCRNQQSRHRPLPPSP encoded by the coding sequence TTGGGCGTACCGTTTGATGTCGATCTTCTCGGCCACCGGCACACGCTTGAGGTCTTCGTCCAAGACCCCACGGGTCTGGGCTCACCCCCCTCAGAGATAGATCGGGATCTGATGATCCACGGCAAACTGAAACAGCTCGTCGAGCGGTGGAAGACCATAGGGCTTGACGTGCTGCCGAAACTCCGGCTTGATCAGAACCGTCGCATCGAGCGCCAGTACAATGCCGACGTCGATGCCCGACTCCTTCGCGCCCTTCGCCACGAAGAACGGCATCGCCGCCCGCGTGGAGTTATCGTACCCATGGGTTGCCGTAATCAGCAATCTCGCCATCGTCCCCTCCCTCCTTCTCCTTGA
- a CDS encoding protein of unknown function (Evidence 5 : No homology to any previously reported sequences), whose translation MARLLITATHGYDNSTRAAMPFFVAKGAKESGIDVGIVLALDATVLIKPEFRQHVKPYGLPPLDELFQFAVDHQIPIYL comes from the coding sequence ATGGCGAGATTGCTGATTACGGCAACCCATGGGTACGATAACTCCACGCGGGCGGCGATGCCGTTCTTCGTGGCGAAGGGCGCGAAGGAGTCGGGCATCGACGTCGGCATTGTACTGGCGCTCGATGCGACGGTTCTGATCAAGCCGGAGTTTCGGCAGCACGTCAAGCCCTATGGTCTTCCACCGCTCGACGAGCTGTTTCAGTTTGCCGTGGATCATCAGATCCCGATCTATCTCTGA
- a CDS encoding protein of unknown function (Evidence 5 : No homology to any previously reported sequences) — protein sequence MRSCPSQLIFLWILPLEPRDPGVGSHPAAQHLRYCELLNKQSFKEKEGGDDGEIADYGNPWVR from the coding sequence TTGCGGTCCTGCCCCAGTCAGCTCATCTTCTTGTGGATTCTGCCGCTGGAACCGCGCGATCCAGGAGTGGGAAGCCACCCCGCGGCTCAACATTTGAGGTATTGTGAACTCCTGAATAAACAGAGCTTCAAGGAGAAGGAGGGAGGGGACGATGGCGAGATTGCTGATTACGGCAACCCATGGGTACGATAA